Proteins encoded together in one Lathyrus oleraceus cultivar Zhongwan6 chromosome 5, CAAS_Psat_ZW6_1.0, whole genome shotgun sequence window:
- the LOC127083614 gene encoding polygalacturonase 1 beta-like protein 3 yields MKIQFIFLFFSLSFFHGSIATIGNKGITQTQEYSFKQKTNPFTPKASLIRYWNTKISNKLPNPIPNFFLSKASPLTPQHYANLVNLLKQKPFSANFHNSLCSTPYLLCSFDHPSEYYQSKKTNKPDANFAVYSNKKFATYGSSRLGGVDSFKNYSNGLNTNNDSFKKYSTTSTRHSGQFNSYAENGNVANTNFTSYGSGSSSGTGEFKSYDKLVNDPNLGFTTYDSSATNHKLSFASYGNETNSGSESFNSYGKRVRSGNSDFINYAVSSNILQSSFTGYGELGTGAANDSFTSYSFNGNNPRSTFKTYGAGSVSGSDTFVSYRNRANVGDDSFQSYGSKSKSGAATFTNYGQSFNEGNDTFTEYGKGSSGKTAFGFKTYGLGRAFKGYNKNGVSFSSYNNFSTFSGKIVNKFVEPGKFFRESMLKEGNVMVMPDIRDKMPERSFLPLSISSKLPFSSSMLEDIKEAFHARDGSATEHVIKNALGECERGPSMGETKRCVGSAEAMIDFAVSVLGPNVVVKTTESVNGSKNSVMIGKVYGINGGKVTKSVSCHQTLYPYLLYYCHSVPQVRVYEAEILDVETKSKINHGVAICHLDTSSWGPQHGAFIALGSEPGKIEVCHWIFENDMTWTIAS; encoded by the exons ATGAAAATTCAGTTCATCTTCTTGTTCTTCTCACTCTCTTTTTTCCAT GGTTCTATAGCCACCATTGGCAACAAAGGAATCACTCAAACACAAGAATATTCTTTCAAACAAAAGACAAACCCTTTCACTCCCAAAGCCTCACTCATTCGTTACTGGAACACAAAAATCTCTAACAAACTTCCAAATCCAATCCCTAATTTCTTTCTCTCTAAAGCTTCCCCTCTCACACCACAACATTATGCTAACCTAGTAAATCTCCTTAAACAAAAGCCCTTCTCTGCAAATTTCCATAATTCCCTCTGCTCCACACCATACTTACTCTGCTCCTTCGATCACCCAAGCGAATATTACCAATCCAAAAAAACTAACAAACCCGATGCCAACTTCGCAGTCTACTCAAACAAAAAATTCGCAACTTACGGATCGTCTCGACTCGGTGGAGTCGACTCGTTCAAAAACTATTCAAACGGGTTAAACACAAATAACGACTCGTTCAAGAAATACAGCACAACCTCGACTCGCCATAGCGGACAATTCAACAGCTACGCGGAAAACGGCAATGTAGCTAACACAAACTTCACCAGCTACGGTTCCGGTTCATCTTCCGGCACCGGCGAGTTCAAAAGCTACGATAAACTCGTCAATGACCCTAACCTAGGTTTCACTACCTACGATTCTTCTGCTACAAACCACAAACTCTCTTTCGCAAGCTACGGCAATGAAACAAACTCCGGATCAGAATCATTCAACAGCTACGGAAAACGCGTTCGCAGCGGCAACAGCGATTTCATCAATTACGCTGTTAGCTCCAACATTCTTCAATCATCTTTCACTGGCTACGGTGAATTAGGAACCGGAGCCGCCAATGATTCTTTCACATCGTACAGTTTCAACGGTAATAATCCCCGGAGCACTTTCAAAACCTACGGCGCCGGTTCCGTTTCAGGCTCCGATACTTTCGTCAGTTACCGGAATCGCGCCAACGTCGGCGATGATTCATTTCAAAGCTACGGTTCAAAATCAAAATCCGGCGCTGCCACATTCACGAACTATGGGCAATCGTTTAACGAAGGAAACGACACCTTCACTGAATATGGAAAAGGTTCGTCAGGTAAAACCGCGTTTGGATTCAAAACTTACGGATTGGGACGCGCGTTCAAAGGCTACAACAAAAACGGCGTGTCGTTTTCTAGCTATAACAATTTCAGCACGTTCAGTGGCAAAATCGTGAATAAATTCGTCGAGCCGGGTAAGTTTTTCAGAGAGTCAATGTTGAAAGAAGGAAATGTGATGGTCATGCCAGACATTAGGGATAAAATGCCTGAAAGGTCGTTTTTACCCCTGTCTATTTCTTCGAAATTACCTTTTTCATCCTCGATGTTGGAGGATATAAAGGAAGCTTTCCACGCGCGGGATGGTTCGGCAACAGAGCACGTGATTAAAAACGCGCTTGGAGAGTGCGAAAGGGGACCGAGCATGGGCGAGACAAAACGGTGCGTTGGATCCGCCGAGGCTATGATTGATTTTGCAGTTTCTGTATTGGGTCCCAATGTGGTTGTGAAAACAACTGAGAGTGTAAATGGGTCAAAAAATAGTGTGATGATTGGAAAAGTCTACGGAATCAACGGTGGAAAAGTGACTAAATCAGTTTCATGTCATCAAACTCTGTATCCTTACTTATTGTATTATTGTCACTCTGTCCCCCAAGTTAGAGTTTATGAAGCTGAAATTCTTGACGTGGAAACTAAGTCAAAGATTAATCATGGGGTTGCCATCTGTCATCTGGACACGTCATCATGGGGCCCACAGCATGGTGCTTTCATAGCTTTGGGGTCGGAACCTGGAAAAATTGAGGTTTGCCATTGGATTTTCGAAAATGATATGACTTGGACCATTGCCAGTTGA
- the LOC127083615 gene encoding uncharacterized protein LOC127083615 yields MTTLLEIIKDASVNSKSLDFHSDYPVVLNPDQILSNLKYELEDDSSSYPIKPLIGWKISQTDSEITDINKKFMEELKTKVKSTNNLKKDEFIGSLISYLENIREKVGVLIEIGDSSGSAHCKILIGKIGSFIGKDVAGLVLDGCVSLEIWELVEALIVNGVIVNSCYSNLITKLVEKKRSGLICLCCKHAFDLGTSEIFSILRYFLSPSKDAYDSMVSIKKEWENQALLAIEKASDSNLKRKNSLVAKEASILLMMAYDGFSAPELCLHYLISSPNINSAISSPAFSKLNGKELLNLIHYLVKWFKKYERFPQAGPSPKASSVLDLKVCHWIPKLEDVIQCLGFVLDENFSSLVLHPQFHEELRSIEGLVSCLTAEAKVCNMVTAVTEKLKIEVTRGRDKLI; encoded by the exons ATGACGACTTTACTGGAAATCATTAAGGATGCGTCTGTTAATTCTAAATCACTTGATTTTCATTCGGATTATCCGGTTGTTCTCAATCCAGACCAGATTTTGTCTAATTTGAAGTATGAACTTGAAGATGATTCTTCTTCGTACCCTATTAAACCCCTTATTGGATGGAAAATTTCACAAACTGATAGCGAAATCACTGATATCAACAAAAAATTTATGGAAGAGCTGAAAACAAAGGTTAAGAGCACCAATAATTTGAAAAAAGATGAGTTTATTGGTAGTTTGATTTCCTATCTGGAAAACATTAGGGagaaagttggggttttgattGAGATTGGTGATTCCTCTGGTAGTGCTCATTGCAAGATTTTGATTGGCAAAATTGGATCTTTCATTGGTAAAGATGTTGCTGGTTTGGTTTTGGATGGGTGTGTTTCTTTGGAGATATGGGAATTGGTTGAAGCTTTGATTGTTAATGGTGTTATTGTGAATTCGTGTTATTCAAACCTGATTACAAAGTTGGTGGAAAAAAAGAGGTCTGGTTTGATCTGTTTGTGTTGTAAGCATGCTTTTGATCTCGGTACATCAGAAATATTCTCCATTTTGAGGTATTTTCTTTCTCCGTCTAAAGATGCTTATGATTCTATGGTATCTATAAAGAAGGAGTGGGAGAACCAAGCATTGTTGGCCATTGAGAAAGCCAGTGACAGCAACCTCAAGCGGAAGAATTCGCTTGTTGCAAAGGAGGCTTCTATTTTACTTATGATGGCATACGATGGTTTCTCTGCCCCTGAACTTTGTTTGCATTACTTGATTTCATCACCAAACATCAACAGTGCAATATCATCCCCTGCATTCAGTAAGTTGAATGGCAAAGAGTTGTTGAACTTGATTCACTATTTAGTAAAGTGGTTTAAGAAATATGAGAGATTTCCTCAAGCCGGTCCATCACCGAAAGCCTCATCGGTTTTAGATTTGAAGGTTTGCCATTGGATTCCTAAACTTGAAGATGTTATACAATGCCTTGGTTTTGTGCTCGATGAGAATTTCTCTTCACTGGTGTTACATCCACAGTTTCATGAAGAGTTGAGATCAATTGAAGGACTGGTTAGTTGTTTGACAGCTGAAGCCAAAGTTTGTAACATGGTGACTGCTGTAACCGAAAAACTAAAGATCGAAGTAACAAGAGGAA GGGATAAATTGATCTGA